In Anaerolineae bacterium, a single genomic region encodes these proteins:
- a CDS encoding ABC transporter substrate-binding protein, which translates to MVRFIRWQFLVLFTALALLGGILSYGAIQYSTVIVPAPGGRYIEGVAGNPRFLNPLFSQFNELDQDICSLIFNGLIALDDQGKPIPALAERWEISPDGLTYTFHLRRNIRWHDGTPFTAEDVLFTVRALASPEFPGLPSLQEFWKNVEASSDDPYTVRFTLKEPFAPFLTYASIGIIPAHLWSRIPYSLMVQSRFNLEPTGTGPYRLKEMDATRLVLEANPDFYGPKPYLTEIEFRFYPDYESAFEALKLGEVMGVARIPYQLVPEAATMKDLAVYSGIVAGYTMVLLNFDNPNTPFFKEREVRQALSHAIDRKAIIREVLKGYGVEAHSPIWPSSWAYNPEVKSYPYDLEKASALLEKAGWEDTDGDKIRDKAGKKLSFILLASSSPENARLAYLLADEWRKIGVEAIPQVFDYPSLVRDFLYPRNFEAAIVRWEFGPDPDLYPLWHSSQKKEGQNFSGYSSPKFDALLEEARLTPDLSSRRDLYFQFQALFAEEVPAFILYYPLYLFGARKELKGVQLGPVFSSADRFRTLNRWYINTRRVLVSQAEREGFYP; encoded by the coding sequence TTGGTTCGCTTTATCCGGTGGCAATTTCTTGTCTTATTCACTGCTCTTGCCCTCCTGGGGGGTATTCTTTCCTACGGGGCAATTCAGTATAGCACTGTAATCGTTCCAGCGCCAGGTGGAAGATATATAGAGGGGGTGGCAGGCAACCCGCGCTTTCTGAACCCTCTTTTCAGCCAATTTAACGAGCTGGACCAAGATATTTGCTCCCTCATTTTCAACGGGTTGATTGCCTTGGACGATCAAGGCAAGCCTATCCCTGCCCTTGCCGAACGATGGGAAATCTCACCCGATGGTCTCACTTATACATTCCATCTGCGCCGTAATATACGCTGGCACGATGGCACTCCGTTTACCGCTGAAGACGTCCTTTTCACCGTCAGAGCTCTGGCTTCACCGGAGTTCCCGGGTCTTCCTTCCCTCCAAGAATTCTGGAAAAACGTGGAAGCTTCAAGCGATGACCCTTATACTGTCCGTTTTACCCTTAAAGAGCCCTTTGCCCCATTCCTCACTTATGCCTCAATAGGCATTATACCAGCTCACCTCTGGTCCCGAATCCCCTATTCTTTGATGGTTCAATCGCGTTTCAACCTTGAGCCTACGGGCACGGGCCCTTATCGGCTAAAGGAGATGGATGCTACTCGCCTTGTGCTGGAGGCAAACCCTGATTTCTATGGCCCGAAGCCCTACCTTACCGAAATAGAGTTTCGTTTCTACCCCGATTACGAAAGCGCCTTCGAGGCTCTCAAATTGGGAGAAGTTATGGGGGTGGCACGCATACCTTACCAGCTTGTCCCGGAAGCAGCCACCATGAAAGATCTGGCCGTATATTCGGGCATTGTTGCTGGATACACAATGGTGCTCCTGAATTTTGATAACCCCAACACTCCTTTCTTCAAGGAAAGGGAAGTTCGCCAGGCCCTCAGCCATGCTATAGATCGCAAAGCGATAATAAGGGAAGTTCTCAAGGGCTACGGGGTAGAAGCTCACAGTCCTATCTGGCCCAGCTCCTGGGCTTACAATCCCGAGGTCAAGTCTTACCCTTACGATCTGGAAAAAGCTTCAGCTCTTCTGGAAAAAGCGGGCTGGGAAGATACCGATGGGGATAAGATCCGGGATAAAGCAGGTAAAAAGTTGAGCTTTATCCTTCTCGCAAGCAGCTCTCCGGAGAATGCGAGGTTGGCTTATCTCCTGGCTGATGAGTGGAGAAAAATTGGAGTAGAGGCAATCCCGCAGGTTTTTGATTATCCCAGTCTGGTGCGGGATTTCCTTTACCCTCGCAATTTTGAGGCAGCCATAGTGCGTTGGGAATTCGGCCCCGACCCCGATCTTTACCCTTTGTGGCATTCAAGCCAGAAGAAAGAAGGGCAGAACTTCAGCGGGTATTCTTCCCCTAAATTTGACGCCCTGCTGGAGGAGGCTCGCCTTACCCCTGACTTATCCTCTCGCCGGGATTTATACTTCCAATTTCAGGCGCTTTTTGCAGAGGAAGTGCCGGCCTTTATCCTCTATTACCCCCTTTACCTTTTCGGGGCTAGGAAGGAGCTCAAGGGGGTGCAGCTGGGCCCTGTGTTTTCTTCAGCCGATAGGTTTCGCACTCTGAACAGGTGGTACATAAACACCAGAAGGGTTCTGGTTTCACAGGCCGAAAGGGAAGGCTTTTACCCCTGA
- a CDS encoding AAA family ATPase, translating to MRLKNLELYGFKSFATKTLIAFDKGITAIIGPNGSGKSNLADAIRWALGEQSFRSLRARSTEDIIFAGSSRRPQMGVAQVSLTLDNAEGSFPLDFSEITITRRAYRSGENEYLLNGQRVRLKDVEELLAAAGFHHLTHTFVGQGLVDAALLLKPQERRALLEEVSGIAIYRGKREEALRKLEEAEANLVRLKDILAEISPRLEKLREQSLKAQEYMALSGELNHLLRIWYGHKLHLQAEAFREAAREEQRILKLVEEARLNLEKHHRDLEEIRLKRRRLQEELSLLRRRALEEERAFQEAQRNIAVLEERIRHLTRQKEELEGELRGREKHYLEVEEARRKLEEARKNWERSPQRKAAELKRRETEILDRLEKVRRKISELEGEIASAQREKERLSEVLTSVEKELASLAQEKGKKVGEIKEREKEILTAVKKVEAELFGLQGELSRFQGKEEALLARFKVLENSLKVSPPGNFRGPLIDLLKVPHGLEKALEAALSPLQEGWVAYSIQEAGEVLASFPEDKRYVLLLLTPLQEISPLTLPRTDGVIGLASELVKAPDYLLPLVGVLLGRTLVVRDMDSALRALEELSEEKFPYQVVTLKGEKLHSFGAMEKIKGGRSSLLAEKETVEAELRLIQKKKEDLNLRAKALEKSLQEAKEELRRVSREKDRLEASLSEREKELELRRHKIQGELQWYERQLSKLEREKMSLLLEEGRASRELGVIQQALEELGGEPGFTFVDPQVWEERKASLEKDLQRARSELQVLRHKVASTARELEKSLLSLQESIGILEGKKPALDELMQRVEALEGEAEELGAKEQEALKKREEAQRSLNHCELLLQQARLAVEKAREEMNSLRHRLQEDLGLVEAQDPQRLLPLGDLIRTLPRVAVSPPGLEEEIKRLKGRLKRLGPVNLEAPEEFRALEERHRFLTSQIADLEETASRLKGLIKELDREMERRFTEVFRAVNEAFNLYFQELFSGGRARLILTGSSHREEAGVEIEAAPPGKKLKELAMLSGGERALTAVAFLFAILKVRPVPFCVLDEVDAMLDEANIGRFCLALKDLSRQIQFIVITHNRATVEISDVIWGVTMNDDGISQVFSMKLEEAIAGL from the coding sequence ATGCGCCTCAAGAACCTTGAACTTTACGGGTTTAAATCTTTTGCCACCAAAACCCTGATCGCTTTTGATAAAGGTATCACTGCCATAATAGGGCCTAACGGGAGCGGCAAATCCAACCTAGCCGATGCCATTCGGTGGGCTCTGGGGGAGCAGAGCTTCCGAAGCCTCAGAGCGCGCTCCACAGAGGACATAATCTTTGCAGGAAGCTCCAGACGTCCCCAGATGGGGGTGGCTCAGGTTTCTTTAACCCTCGATAATGCCGAGGGCTCTTTCCCACTGGATTTTTCTGAGATAACCATAACCCGCAGAGCTTATCGGTCCGGTGAAAACGAGTATTTGCTCAACGGTCAAAGGGTGCGCCTGAAGGATGTGGAAGAGCTCCTGGCAGCAGCGGGCTTCCACCATTTAACTCACACTTTTGTAGGTCAGGGCCTCGTGGATGCAGCTTTATTGCTTAAGCCGCAGGAAAGGAGAGCGCTTCTGGAGGAAGTTTCAGGAATAGCTATTTATAGGGGGAAGCGAGAAGAAGCTCTTCGCAAACTGGAGGAAGCTGAAGCAAACCTGGTACGTCTCAAAGACATCCTGGCTGAAATATCGCCCCGCCTTGAGAAGTTGAGAGAGCAGAGCCTTAAGGCTCAGGAGTACATGGCTCTTTCCGGGGAATTGAACCATCTCCTCAGAATCTGGTATGGGCACAAACTTCACCTTCAGGCTGAAGCCTTCCGGGAGGCTGCCCGGGAAGAGCAGAGAATCCTCAAGCTTGTTGAAGAAGCTCGCCTGAACCTGGAAAAGCACCACCGCGATTTGGAAGAAATCCGCCTTAAGCGCCGGCGATTGCAGGAAGAGCTCTCCCTCTTGCGCCGCAGGGCTCTGGAAGAAGAAAGAGCCTTTCAGGAAGCCCAGCGCAACATAGCCGTATTGGAAGAGAGGATAAGGCATCTTACCCGCCAGAAAGAGGAGTTAGAAGGAGAACTGCGAGGGCGAGAAAAGCATTACCTGGAGGTAGAAGAAGCCAGGAGAAAATTGGAGGAAGCTCGCAAAAATTGGGAAAGATCCCCTCAGCGCAAGGCGGCCGAGTTGAAGAGAAGGGAAACGGAAATCCTGGATAGACTTGAGAAAGTGCGCCGTAAAATATCCGAACTTGAAGGAGAAATAGCATCCGCTCAGAGAGAAAAGGAGAGACTTTCGGAGGTGCTGACTTCGGTAGAAAAAGAGCTGGCCTCTCTTGCGCAGGAGAAGGGTAAAAAGGTTGGTGAGATAAAGGAGCGGGAAAAGGAAATCCTTACTGCCGTCAAGAAGGTTGAGGCTGAGCTTTTCGGCCTTCAGGGTGAATTAAGTCGCTTTCAGGGCAAAGAAGAAGCACTCCTCGCCCGTTTTAAGGTTCTGGAAAATTCCCTCAAAGTTTCGCCTCCCGGCAATTTCCGTGGCCCACTGATCGACTTACTTAAAGTTCCTCACGGCCTGGAAAAAGCGCTGGAGGCTGCTTTATCTCCTTTACAGGAAGGATGGGTAGCTTATTCTATTCAGGAAGCCGGCGAAGTTTTAGCCTCTTTTCCGGAAGATAAACGCTATGTCTTGCTTCTTCTTACGCCCCTGCAGGAAATTTCCCCCCTTACGCTTCCCAGAACCGATGGGGTTATAGGATTGGCTTCGGAGCTGGTGAAGGCTCCGGATTATCTCCTACCCCTGGTGGGGGTGCTATTGGGGCGGACCCTGGTGGTGAGGGATATGGATTCTGCCCTCAGGGCTCTCGAGGAGCTATCGGAGGAGAAATTCCCATACCAGGTGGTTACTCTAAAGGGGGAAAAATTGCACAGCTTTGGAGCCATGGAAAAGATAAAGGGGGGGAGGTCCAGCCTCTTGGCCGAGAAAGAAACGGTGGAAGCTGAGCTGCGCCTTATCCAGAAGAAAAAGGAAGATTTGAATTTGAGGGCTAAGGCGCTGGAAAAGTCTCTGCAGGAAGCGAAGGAAGAATTGCGAAGGGTTTCCCGGGAGAAAGACCGTTTGGAGGCTTCGCTGAGCGAGCGGGAGAAGGAGTTGGAGCTTCGCAGGCATAAAATCCAGGGGGAACTGCAGTGGTATGAACGCCAGCTCAGCAAGCTTGAAAGGGAGAAAATGTCCCTCCTGCTGGAAGAGGGGAGGGCTTCCAGGGAGCTGGGGGTAATCCAGCAAGCCCTTGAGGAGTTAGGTGGAGAACCAGGGTTTACCTTTGTGGATCCCCAGGTTTGGGAAGAGAGGAAGGCTTCTCTGGAGAAAGATCTGCAAAGGGCCAGGAGCGAACTGCAAGTTCTGCGTCATAAGGTTGCATCAACTGCGCGGGAGCTGGAGAAAAGCCTTCTAAGTCTTCAGGAAAGCATCGGAATCCTTGAAGGGAAAAAGCCGGCTCTGGATGAGCTCATGCAGAGGGTAGAGGCTCTGGAGGGGGAAGCAGAAGAACTGGGGGCAAAGGAACAGGAAGCTTTGAAGAAAAGGGAAGAAGCCCAGAGGAGCCTGAACCATTGTGAGTTGCTCCTTCAGCAGGCGAGGCTGGCTGTGGAAAAAGCCCGGGAGGAGATGAATTCCCTGCGCCATCGCCTCCAGGAGGATTTAGGTCTTGTGGAGGCCCAGGACCCTCAACGCCTCTTGCCTTTGGGGGATCTGATCCGCACTCTTCCCCGGGTAGCTGTTAGTCCCCCAGGACTTGAGGAAGAAATCAAGCGCCTTAAAGGCCGGCTGAAGCGTCTTGGTCCTGTTAACCTGGAAGCTCCTGAAGAGTTCAGGGCGTTAGAGGAGCGCCACCGTTTCCTCACCTCCCAGATAGCTGATCTGGAGGAAACGGCTTCCCGCCTTAAGGGCCTGATAAAGGAGCTGGACAGGGAGATGGAAAGACGCTTCACTGAGGTATTCCGGGCTGTGAACGAGGCCTTCAACCTCTATTTCCAGGAACTTTTTTCTGGTGGGAGAGCTCGCCTTATCCTTACCGGTTCCAGTCACCGGGAAGAAGCCGGCGTTGAAATAGAGGCCGCCCCTCCGGGCAAAAAACTCAAAGAGCTGGCGATGCTCTCGGGCGGAGAGCGAGCTCTTACAGCCGTGGCTTTCCTCTTTGCTATCCTCAAAGTTAGGCCTGTGCCTTTCTGCGTTCTGGATGAGGTGGATGCCATGCTGGATGAGGCAAACATCGGGCGTTTCTGCCTGGCCCTTAAGGACTTATCCCGCCAGATTCAGTTCATTGTCATAACTCACAACCGGGCCACCGTAGAAATTTCCGACGTAATATGGGGGGTAACTATGAATGACGATGGCATTTCACAGGTTTTTTCCATGAAGCTTGAAGAGGCGATAGCAGGCTTATGA
- the secG gene encoding preprotein translocase subunit SecG: MRTYFYLIQIIISLALIVVILLGSKGGGLSSIFGGEGGIYRTRRGVEKVLFQAAIVLSALFLLVSLLSVILFQ, translated from the coding sequence ATGAGAACTTACTTCTACCTCATCCAGATAATAATCTCCCTCGCTCTTATAGTAGTTATACTCCTGGGGAGCAAGGGGGGAGGATTGAGCTCTATCTTCGGCGGCGAAGGTGGGATATACAGAACCCGGCGTGGTGTGGAGAAAGTTCTTTTCCAGGCAGCCATCGTCCTATCGGCTCTCTTCCTCCTTGTCTCCCTCCTAAGCGTTATCCTTTTCCAGTGA
- the rnc gene encoding ribonuclease III yields the protein MKELPSINFAELEEKLGINFTDKALLLQALVHTSYVNENPSFPLNDNERLEFLGDAVLDFVVGDYLYHRFPEMREGELTWLRASLVKGETLAQFARKISLGRYLLLGRGEEESGGRERSSILGSAFEALIGAIYLDKDLDAVKTFLEPFIEPELDQLFLETIGMDPKSRLQEFIQEWLGVTPSYRTLEERGPEHARTFVVGVFLGEKLWGKGEGSSKQQASVEAARIALETLQKISEKDLSWKLPRRIRLSLLQLLPFLEKLHRWALAGSVALALYGLPLTPHDIDLVTDRRGARALSSNLGEFTLSPLRWKENEHFASLLAQFKVEGVRVEVIGDLKVKGEKSLISFNLWPHVRVLPFVWGKVNVVPLEWQLVVNIVAGKGEKAEMIARHLRSEGYDEALLGKILRSRAVTRAVREEVRSLLSKDRIYAPQEP from the coding sequence ATGAAAGAACTCCCCTCTATAAATTTTGCTGAGCTGGAAGAAAAATTAGGCATTAACTTCACCGATAAGGCCCTGCTCTTGCAGGCCCTTGTCCATACTTCTTACGTTAACGAAAACCCCTCTTTCCCCCTGAACGATAACGAACGTCTGGAATTCCTGGGTGATGCAGTCCTGGATTTCGTAGTGGGGGATTACCTCTATCACCGCTTTCCCGAAATGAGGGAAGGGGAGCTCACCTGGCTCAGGGCTTCTCTGGTGAAAGGGGAAACTCTGGCCCAGTTTGCCCGGAAGATATCCTTGGGAAGATACCTGCTTCTGGGGAGAGGGGAAGAGGAATCAGGCGGCAGGGAGCGCAGTTCTATCTTGGGAAGCGCCTTTGAAGCTTTAATCGGGGCAATTTACCTGGATAAAGATCTGGACGCAGTAAAAACATTTCTCGAGCCCTTCATAGAGCCAGAACTGGACCAGCTCTTTCTGGAAACCATCGGGATGGATCCCAAGAGCAGGTTGCAGGAGTTCATCCAGGAGTGGCTTGGAGTAACCCCCTCTTACCGAACCCTTGAAGAAAGGGGCCCTGAACATGCCAGGACCTTCGTAGTGGGGGTTTTCCTGGGAGAAAAGCTGTGGGGGAAAGGGGAAGGGTCCAGTAAGCAGCAGGCTTCCGTGGAGGCGGCCAGGATTGCTCTGGAAACCCTCCAGAAAATTTCGGAAAAAGACCTTTCCTGGAAGCTGCCCCGGCGGATAAGGCTTTCACTACTGCAGCTTTTGCCTTTCCTGGAGAAGTTGCACCGGTGGGCACTGGCCGGAAGCGTTGCTCTAGCCCTTTATGGCTTACCTCTAACCCCTCATGATATTGACCTGGTCACTGATCGAAGGGGGGCCAGAGCTTTAAGCTCAAACCTTGGGGAGTTTACCCTTTCTCCCCTCAGGTGGAAGGAAAACGAACATTTTGCCTCTCTTTTGGCCCAATTCAAAGTTGAAGGGGTCAGGGTGGAAGTAATCGGCGACTTAAAAGTTAAGGGTGAAAAAAGTTTAATTTCTTTCAATTTATGGCCTCACGTGCGCGTACTTCCCTTTGTCTGGGGAAAGGTAAACGTTGTTCCGCTGGAGTGGCAACTTGTAGTTAACATAGTTGCCGGCAAGGGGGAAAAGGCAGAGATGATAGCGCGTCATCTCCGGAGTGAAGGATACGATGAAGCTCTCCTTGGGAAGATCCTCCGCAGTCGTGCCGTCACCAGGGCTGTAAGGGAAGAAGTGCGGAGCCTTCTCAGCAAGGATAGAATCTATGCGCCTCAAGAACCTTGA